From Paenibacillus antri:
GGACAAGGTCGTCGAGGTGCTGAACCTGTACGGCAAGGCGCTGCGCGGCGAGGTGAACGGCACGCAAGTATGGCGTTCGCTGAAGGCGACGAACCAGCTCGGCGTGACGCGCGGGCAGCTGGTGAAGTAAGGCGAGGGGTTATCCTCGACCATAGGTTTTTGAAGCGTCTTTCGCCTTTCCGGCGGAAGGCGCTTTTTTGCATTTTCCATAAAAATGTATAAAATCGTCCCCATTGTCGCACTCTACAAGAGATGGGTATTTTCGGAAGGGGGCATCATCCGACTTATGAACGATTCGCAGCGAACGTTGACGTCGCTCGAGCTCGTACGGCTCGCGCAAGCGCTGAAAGCGGAGGAGCGGTTGACCTGGCTGTTCGCGCAAGGCGCGGCGGAGTGCGAGCAGCCGCAGCTGCGCAGCTACTTCGCGCACCAGGCGGACCGGAACGGCGAGCGCTTGGAGGAGCTTACGAAAGCGTTGCAGACCTATGCGGGAACGGCAGGCCCGGCGCCGAGGAATGCGGGGGTCTTCTCTTGATGTATACGAATACCGTCGATAGAGCCCAATCGATGCGCCGCGGGGAAGCGTCGGACCGCGTCTGGTCCGGCGTCATTCTCGCCGAGCTGCGGCAAGCGGCGATCGGCTACACGGAAGCGGCGTTGGAGTCGACGGCGCCGGACGTCCGCCGCGTCTTCGAGCGGCTCGCGTACGATACGGCGCGGAAGCATGAGCAGCTGACGGCGATCTTGCAGCAGAACCGGCTGCTCGAGCCGGCGTTCGCCGCGCCGTTCGAGGAGGTGCAGCGCGCGGCGGCGCAAGCGGCCGAGACGGTGCGTCTGGCGAAGACGCTCCACCAAGCCGGACGCGTTAGGACGCCTGCAACCGCCGCGGCGCCGAGCGTCCCGCAGATGTCCTACACGCCGCGGATCCAAGGGTACAGCCCATACATGAACATGCAGCAGCCGCCGACGGCGCGGCCGCCGGAGTTCGCGCTTCCGCACAATATGCCGTTCGGCGGGCTGCCGGGGGGTACATATCTGCCCCCGCAGCCGCAGCCCCAAGCGCAGGCGCAGGAAGCGCCGGCGCCGCAGCGCGAGCCCGAGCCGGCCGTATCGTCCGCGTTGCGCGAGGAGACTTCGCTCGCGGCTGTCGCGCCGCCGGCGGCGGAATCGAGGGCCGCCGAGCCGGCGCACGAAGCGGCCCCTACGGCGCCGCCCGCGCCGAAGCGAAGCGGCGGCCGCCGCGCGAAGGCGGGCCCGGCCGTCGAAGCCGGCGCGAACGAACCGGAGCAGCTTACGACATAAGGTGCGGCAGCCCCGACCCAAAATAGCCTTGCGCAAGCCTTCGGGGGAGCGCGGGGCTTTTTTCGTTCATTTTCCGTTATAATTGGGGAAAAGCGAAAATGGGGTGCAACGAATGGAACGACAGCTTGAGACGTACTTCCGCGAATT
This genomic window contains:
- a CDS encoding spore coat protein; the encoded protein is MYTNTVDRAQSMRRGEASDRVWSGVILAELRQAAIGYTEAALESTAPDVRRVFERLAYDTARKHEQLTAILQQNRLLEPAFAAPFEEVQRAAAQAAETVRLAKTLHQAGRVRTPATAAAPSVPQMSYTPRIQGYSPYMNMQQPPTARPPEFALPHNMPFGGLPGGTYLPPQPQPQAQAQEAPAPQREPEPAVSSALREETSLAAVAPPAAESRAAEPAHEAAPTAPPAPKRSGGRRAKAGPAVEAGANEPEQLTT